One genomic region from Podarcis raffonei isolate rPodRaf1 chromosome 16, rPodRaf1.pri, whole genome shotgun sequence encodes:
- the IGSF9 gene encoding protein turtle homolog A isoform X3 — translation MNWRLWIVRLALVCSSFAEAGTREAEPRAVIGRTGESAILGCDLLKPDEATPPLYVIEWVRFGFLLPIFIKFGLYSPRVDPEYVGRVRIQEGASLWIEQLRAEDQGWYECRVLFLDRPNSDDEFQNGTWIHLTVNFPPTFQETPPAFIEVQDQKSLTLTCSAAGNPQPVVTWKRDNQAIESGDKVQVTNGSLVFAGVERASAGAYTCHATSEEGAITHTTRLLVQGPPVIVVPPQNVTVNITQDAFLACQAEAYPANLTYSWFQGDTNVFHLSHLQSRIRVLVDGSLLVQKTVPEDSGQYTCVPSNGLRRPPSASAFLTVLYPAQVIDMPPETLLPIGMQGTIRCPNKANPPLLFINWTKDGQPLELGKLPGWSTTPDGAIVIATSNDNAVGVYTCTPYNSYGSAGSSAPTRVLLKDPPTFSLCPKEEYFQEVGRELLIPCAARGDPLPVISWTKMGSKGLANAQVDKNNSLVLRPLTKEQHGLWECAANNGVARISTATTVYVLGTSPHTVANVSVLPLQQAVNITWEPGFDGGYFQRFSIWYTPLLKRFNRPHHDWVSLPVPVGASHVLVENLQPDTGYQFSVLAQNKLGSGPFSEIVTTVPLGFPTNTMPPNPSSTTSQIFLSPPQSLMANETTRGVLLLWEPPFQFSVALTGYTLELRQDQGGWEVLDGSISSSETQLLVPGLIKDAFYEFRLVAFAGSYISDPSNTVNVSTIGMEVYPSRTQLPELLPQPVLAGVIGGVCFLSTAVIFSTMAACIMNQRRAARLRKRRQDPPTVFSPNKKLLPSQNSTGTASPDSVVKMKFQASPYQSLRRSLLWGEKASTSLGLNITSGNARNNSRYTLYESHVGEPLPLERICRGPDGRFVVQSEAPPRERLAAMLERYSLSLASSESSLGQLEPYLQVYSPPRPEEPVWQKSVSLRPKSASRSRREAKASGYRQGRYFDYSSSSPTEEAEPLCIVNISPVATMPYGATKQRAQTTTQSPEGHVDGPATAASSSSSPPPSSPTCPKPISQAHANTSAQSGILQYLSLPFFKEMNVDGDWPPEEEEQEEEEEEEEEQPSKPALHEALGSTELTGLGDEDKTVCPAYMDTQANLDPAQVQALAKSLLRLPHANMGPAKAAFPGTSVCPSYLSSFLETPSPKEPGPWLEVLSPPQPPMDSSQAELAYTAIPSEPHWLHAAEELPESLPPERHKSPVAVALAGPLAEKLPRGSLTSQSSGRGSVSFLRPPSLAPSLAGSYLSSPFAEMTGWQSSSAGEECRLKKDPSVVAINKRRNTSVDENYEWDSEFALESDLLDALQLYRSGNPKRPVSTIAAQELEKQSSKTSSESSSSPSNSQSVGALDGSSSPVPLPSPEERCAALREEFLAYRRRREATQQRRQKLGSGQKPGDERFEQATLL, via the exons GTCGTGTGCGGATCCAAGAGGGCGCCTCTCTCTGGATTGAGCAGCTGCGTGCCGAGGACCAGGGCTGGTACGAGTGCCGGGTGCTCTTTCTCGACCGACCCAACAGTGACGACGAGTTCCAAAACGGCACCTGGATCCACCTCACTGTCAATT TCCCCCCCACCTTCCAGGAGACCCCGCCAGCTTTCATAGAAGTGCAAGACCAAAAGTCTCTCACGCTGACCTGCTCTGCAGCGGGAAACCCCCAGCCAGTCGTCACTTGGAAGAGGGACAACCAAGCCATAGAAAGTGGAGACAAGGTTCAG GTGACGAATGGGAGCCTTGTCTTTGCCGGTGTGGAGCGGGCCAGCGCTGGGGCCTACACCTGCCACGCCACCAGCGAAGAGGGTGCCATCACCCACACAACCCGCCTGTTGGTGCAAG GGCCTCCGGTAATTGTGGTGCCCCCACAGAACGTCACTGTCAACATCACCCAAGATGCCTTCTTGGCCTGCCAAGCCGAGGCCTACCCTGCCAACCTCACGTATAGCTGGTTCCAGGGGGACACAAACGTTTTTCACCTCAG ccatctCCAGTCCCGGATTCGCGTCTTGGTGGACGGGAGCCTCTTGGTACAGAAAACTGTCCCAGAGGATTCGGGACAATATACCTGTGTTCCTAGCAATGGGCTAAGGAGACCACCTTCTGCCTCAGCGTTCCTCACAGTTCTGT aCCCAGCACAAGTCATCGACATGCCCCCTGAGACTCTCCTGCCAATAGGGATGCAAGGCACCATCAGGTGCCCCAACAAGGCCAATCCTCCGCTGCTCTTCATCAACTGGACCAAAGACGGGCAGCCGCTGGAGTTAGGCAAG cTCCCAGGTTGGTCCACGACTCCCGATGGTGCCATTGTCATTGCCACAAGCAACGACAATGCCGTGGGTGTTTACACCTGCACCCCATACAACAGCTACGGCAGTGCTGGCTCCTCGGCACCTACGCGCGTTCTCCTGAAG gaccctcccACATTCAGCCTGTGCCCCAAGGAGGAGTATTTTCAGGAGGTGGGACGGGAACTGCTCATCCCCTGCGCTGCTAGAGGTGACCCCCTGCCTGTCATCTCTTGGACAAAG ATGGGCAGCAAGGGCTTAGCCAATGCCCAGGTAGACAAGAACAACAGCTTGGTCCTGCGCCCACTGACCAAGGAGCAGCACGGCTTATGGGAATGCGCCGCCAACAACGGTGTGGCCCGCATCAGTACTGCAACCACTGTCTACGTATTGG GCACCAGCCCCCACACAGTGGCCAACGTCTCGGTGCTGCCTCTCCAACAGGCTGTCAACATCACCTGGGAGCCAGGCTTTGACGGGGGCTACTTCCAGAGGTTCAGCATCTGGTATACGCCGCT GTTGAAACGCTTCAATCGCCCTCACCACGACTGGGTTTCACTGCCTGTGCCTGTTGGGGCCTCCCACGTCCTGGTGGAGAATCTGCAGCCAGATACCGGCTACCAGTTCAGCGTTTTGGCCCAGAACAAGCTGGGTAGTGGTCCCTTCAGTGAGATCGTCACCACCGTGCCACTAG GTTTCCCAACAAACACCATGCCGCCCAACCCCTCATCTACGACCTCACAGATTTTTCTATCCCCACCTCAATCCCTGATGGCCAACGAGACCACACGGGGGGTCCTTCTGCTGTGGGAGCCCCCATTCCAATTCTCTGTGGCTCTAACAGGCTACACCCTGGAGCTGCGGCAAGACCAGGGCGGCTGGGAGGTTCTCGACGGATCCATTTCCAGCTCTGAGACGCAGCTCCTGGTGCCTGGGCTAATCAAG GACGCCTTCTATGAATTCCGCCTGGTGGCCTTTGCTGGCAGCTACATCAGTGACCCCAGCAACACGGTCAATGTCTCCACAATAG GCATGGAGGTGTATCCCTCTCGCACCCAGCTCCCTGAGCTCCTGCCCCAGCCAGTGTTGGCAGGAGTGATTGGCGGGGTCTGCTTTCTCAGCACGGCTGTCATCTTCAGCACAATGGCGGCTTGCATCATGAACCAGAGGCGAGCTGCCCGTCTCCGCAAACGCAGGCAAG ATCCACCAACCGTCTTCTCCCCCAACAAGAAGCTTCTGCCTTCACA AAATTCTACAGGCACTGCTAGCCCAGACAGCGTTGTGAAGATGAAATTCCAGGCCTCCCCGTATCAGAGCCTTCGCCGCTCCCTGCTGTGGGGGGAGAAAGCCAGCACCAGCTTAGGCCTCAACATCACCAGCGGCAATGCGAGGAACAACTCCAGATACACCCTCTACGAGAGCCACGTCGGGGAGCCGCTACCCCTGGAGCGCATCTGCCGCGGGCCCGACGGCCGCTTTGTGGTGCAGAGCGAAGCGCCGCCTCGGGAACGCTTGGCGGCTATGCTGGAACGCTATTCCCtgtccctggcttcttcagagaGCAGCCTGGGCCAGCTGGAGCCTTACCTGCAGGTCTACTCCCCCCCTAGGCCTGAAGAGCCTGTCTGGCAGAAAAGCGTCTCCCTGAGGCCCAAGAGCGCCAGCCGCTCCCGCCGCGAAGCCAAGGCCTCCGGCTACCGCCAGGGACGCTACTTcgactacagcagcagcagcccaacgGAGGAGGCCGAGCCCTTGTGCATTGTCAACATCAGCCCAGTGGCGACCATGCCGTATGGGGCTACCAAGCAGCGTGCCCAGACCACTACCCAGAGCCCCGAGGGGCACGTGGACGGGCCCGCCACTGCCGCCTCCTCGTCTTCCTCGCCACCCCCTTCCTCTCCAACCTGCCCTAAGCCGATCAGCCAAGCCCATGCAAATACCTCAGCCCAAAGTGGGATTCTGCAGTACTTGAGTCTCCCCTTTTTCAAGGAGATGAATGTGGATGGTGACTGGCCtccagaggaagaggagcaggaggaagaagaagaggaggaagaggagcaaccTTCCAAACCAGCCCTTCATGAGGCTCTGGGCAGCACTGAACTCACTGGGTTGGGGGATGAGGACAAAACTGTGTGTCCAGCCTACATGGACACGCAAGCCAATCTAGACCCTGCTCAGGTACAGGCCTTGGCCAAATCTCTCCTCAGGCTCCCTCACGCCAACATGGGCCCGGCTAAGGCTGCCTTTCCCGGGACCTCGGTTTGCCCAAGTTACCTCAGTTCCTTTTTGGAAACGCCCTCACCCAAGGAACCAGGGCCTTGGTTGGAGGTGCTGTCGCCCCCTCAGCCCCCCATGGACAGCAGTCAGGCAGAGCTTGCCTACACAGCCATCCCCTCAGAGCCTCACTGGCTCCACGCAGCGGAGGAGCTCCCAGAGTCTCTGCCCCCTGAGAGACACAAGTCGCCCGTCGCCGTTGCCCTGGCAGGGCCGCTCGCTGAGAAGCTGCCGAGGGGCAGCCTGACCAGCCAGAGCAGCGGCCGAGGCAGTGTGTCCTTCCTGAGACCTCCCTCGCTGGCGCCGTCACTGGCGGGTAGCTACCTCAGTTCCCCCTTTGCAGAAATGACCGGCTGGCAAAGCAGCTCCGCGGGTGAAGAATGCAGACTCAAAAAGGACCCTTCGGTGGTTGCCATCAATAAAAG GAGGAACACATCTGTGGACGAGAACTACGAATGGGACTCTGAGTTCGCCCTGGAGTCTGACCTGCTGGATGCGCTGCAGCTTTATCGGAGTGGGAACCCCAAAAGGCCGGTCTCCACCATCGCGGCACAGGAGTTGGAGAAGCAGA GCTCAAAGACCTCCAGCGAAAGCAGCAGCTCGCCCTCAAACTCCCAGTCAGTGGGTGCCTTAGATGGGTCCAGCTCCCCGGTGCCCTTGCCCAGCCCTGAGGAACGCTGTGCCGCCCTGCGCGAAGAATTTCTGGCTTACCGCCGGCGCCGGGAGGCCACTCAGCAACGCCGCCAGAAGCTGGGCTCTGGCCAGAAGCCGGGGGACGAGCGGTTTGAGCAGGCCACCTTGTTGTGA
- the IGSF9 gene encoding protein turtle homolog A isoform X1, which produces MNWRLWIVRLALVCSSFAEAGTREAEPRAVIGRTGESAILGCDLLKPDEATPPLYVIEWVRFGFLLPIFIKFGLYSPRVDPEYVGRVRIQEGASLWIEQLRAEDQGWYECRVLFLDRPNSDDEFQNGTWIHLTVNFPPTFQETPPAFIEVQDQKSLTLTCSAAGNPQPVVTWKRDNQAIESGDKVQVTNGSLVFAGVERASAGAYTCHATSEEGAITHTTRLLVQGPPVIVVPPQNVTVNITQDAFLACQAEAYPANLTYSWFQGDTNVFHLSHLQSRIRVLVDGSLLVQKTVPEDSGQYTCVPSNGLRRPPSASAFLTVLYPAQVIDMPPETLLPIGMQGTIRCPNKANPPLLFINWTKDGQPLELGKLPGWSTTPDGAIVIATSNDNAVGVYTCTPYNSYGSAGSSAPTRVLLKDPPTFSLCPKEEYFQEVGRELLIPCAARGDPLPVISWTKMGSKGLANAQVDKNNSLVLRPLTKEQHGLWECAANNGVARISTATTVYVLGTSPHTVANVSVLPLQQAVNITWEPGFDGGYFQRFSIWYTPLLKRFNRPHHDWVSLPVPVGASHVLVENLQPDTGYQFSVLAQNKLGSGPFSEIVTTVPLGFPTNTMPPNPSSTTSQIFLSPPQSLMANETTRGVLLLWEPPFQFSVALTGYTLELRQDQGGWEVLDGSISSSETQLLVPGLIKDAFYEFRLVAFAGSYISDPSNTVNVSTIGMEVYPSRTQLPELLPQPVLAGVIGGVCFLSTAVIFSTMAACIMNQRRAARLRKRRQVALRVISPLCSRDLPDPPTVFSPNKKLLPSQNSTGTASPDSVVKMKFQASPYQSLRRSLLWGEKASTSLGLNITSGNARNNSRYTLYESHVGEPLPLERICRGPDGRFVVQSEAPPRERLAAMLERYSLSLASSESSLGQLEPYLQVYSPPRPEEPVWQKSVSLRPKSASRSRREAKASGYRQGRYFDYSSSSPTEEAEPLCIVNISPVATMPYGATKQRAQTTTQSPEGHVDGPATAASSSSSPPPSSPTCPKPISQAHANTSAQSGILQYLSLPFFKEMNVDGDWPPEEEEQEEEEEEEEEQPSKPALHEALGSTELTGLGDEDKTVCPAYMDTQANLDPAQVQALAKSLLRLPHANMGPAKAAFPGTSVCPSYLSSFLETPSPKEPGPWLEVLSPPQPPMDSSQAELAYTAIPSEPHWLHAAEELPESLPPERHKSPVAVALAGPLAEKLPRGSLTSQSSGRGSVSFLRPPSLAPSLAGSYLSSPFAEMTGWQSSSAGEECRLKKDPSVVAINKRRNTSVDENYEWDSEFALESDLLDALQLYRSGNPKRPVSTIAAQELEKQSSKTSSESSSSPSNSQSVGALDGSSSPVPLPSPEERCAALREEFLAYRRRREATQQRRQKLGSGQKPGDERFEQATLL; this is translated from the exons GTCGTGTGCGGATCCAAGAGGGCGCCTCTCTCTGGATTGAGCAGCTGCGTGCCGAGGACCAGGGCTGGTACGAGTGCCGGGTGCTCTTTCTCGACCGACCCAACAGTGACGACGAGTTCCAAAACGGCACCTGGATCCACCTCACTGTCAATT TCCCCCCCACCTTCCAGGAGACCCCGCCAGCTTTCATAGAAGTGCAAGACCAAAAGTCTCTCACGCTGACCTGCTCTGCAGCGGGAAACCCCCAGCCAGTCGTCACTTGGAAGAGGGACAACCAAGCCATAGAAAGTGGAGACAAGGTTCAG GTGACGAATGGGAGCCTTGTCTTTGCCGGTGTGGAGCGGGCCAGCGCTGGGGCCTACACCTGCCACGCCACCAGCGAAGAGGGTGCCATCACCCACACAACCCGCCTGTTGGTGCAAG GGCCTCCGGTAATTGTGGTGCCCCCACAGAACGTCACTGTCAACATCACCCAAGATGCCTTCTTGGCCTGCCAAGCCGAGGCCTACCCTGCCAACCTCACGTATAGCTGGTTCCAGGGGGACACAAACGTTTTTCACCTCAG ccatctCCAGTCCCGGATTCGCGTCTTGGTGGACGGGAGCCTCTTGGTACAGAAAACTGTCCCAGAGGATTCGGGACAATATACCTGTGTTCCTAGCAATGGGCTAAGGAGACCACCTTCTGCCTCAGCGTTCCTCACAGTTCTGT aCCCAGCACAAGTCATCGACATGCCCCCTGAGACTCTCCTGCCAATAGGGATGCAAGGCACCATCAGGTGCCCCAACAAGGCCAATCCTCCGCTGCTCTTCATCAACTGGACCAAAGACGGGCAGCCGCTGGAGTTAGGCAAG cTCCCAGGTTGGTCCACGACTCCCGATGGTGCCATTGTCATTGCCACAAGCAACGACAATGCCGTGGGTGTTTACACCTGCACCCCATACAACAGCTACGGCAGTGCTGGCTCCTCGGCACCTACGCGCGTTCTCCTGAAG gaccctcccACATTCAGCCTGTGCCCCAAGGAGGAGTATTTTCAGGAGGTGGGACGGGAACTGCTCATCCCCTGCGCTGCTAGAGGTGACCCCCTGCCTGTCATCTCTTGGACAAAG ATGGGCAGCAAGGGCTTAGCCAATGCCCAGGTAGACAAGAACAACAGCTTGGTCCTGCGCCCACTGACCAAGGAGCAGCACGGCTTATGGGAATGCGCCGCCAACAACGGTGTGGCCCGCATCAGTACTGCAACCACTGTCTACGTATTGG GCACCAGCCCCCACACAGTGGCCAACGTCTCGGTGCTGCCTCTCCAACAGGCTGTCAACATCACCTGGGAGCCAGGCTTTGACGGGGGCTACTTCCAGAGGTTCAGCATCTGGTATACGCCGCT GTTGAAACGCTTCAATCGCCCTCACCACGACTGGGTTTCACTGCCTGTGCCTGTTGGGGCCTCCCACGTCCTGGTGGAGAATCTGCAGCCAGATACCGGCTACCAGTTCAGCGTTTTGGCCCAGAACAAGCTGGGTAGTGGTCCCTTCAGTGAGATCGTCACCACCGTGCCACTAG GTTTCCCAACAAACACCATGCCGCCCAACCCCTCATCTACGACCTCACAGATTTTTCTATCCCCACCTCAATCCCTGATGGCCAACGAGACCACACGGGGGGTCCTTCTGCTGTGGGAGCCCCCATTCCAATTCTCTGTGGCTCTAACAGGCTACACCCTGGAGCTGCGGCAAGACCAGGGCGGCTGGGAGGTTCTCGACGGATCCATTTCCAGCTCTGAGACGCAGCTCCTGGTGCCTGGGCTAATCAAG GACGCCTTCTATGAATTCCGCCTGGTGGCCTTTGCTGGCAGCTACATCAGTGACCCCAGCAACACGGTCAATGTCTCCACAATAG GCATGGAGGTGTATCCCTCTCGCACCCAGCTCCCTGAGCTCCTGCCCCAGCCAGTGTTGGCAGGAGTGATTGGCGGGGTCTGCTTTCTCAGCACGGCTGTCATCTTCAGCACAATGGCGGCTTGCATCATGAACCAGAGGCGAGCTGCCCGTCTCCGCAAACGCAGGCAAG ttgctcTCCGTGTGATTTCCCCTTTATGTTCTCGTGACCTTCCAGATCCACCAACCGTCTTCTCCCCCAACAAGAAGCTTCTGCCTTCACA AAATTCTACAGGCACTGCTAGCCCAGACAGCGTTGTGAAGATGAAATTCCAGGCCTCCCCGTATCAGAGCCTTCGCCGCTCCCTGCTGTGGGGGGAGAAAGCCAGCACCAGCTTAGGCCTCAACATCACCAGCGGCAATGCGAGGAACAACTCCAGATACACCCTCTACGAGAGCCACGTCGGGGAGCCGCTACCCCTGGAGCGCATCTGCCGCGGGCCCGACGGCCGCTTTGTGGTGCAGAGCGAAGCGCCGCCTCGGGAACGCTTGGCGGCTATGCTGGAACGCTATTCCCtgtccctggcttcttcagagaGCAGCCTGGGCCAGCTGGAGCCTTACCTGCAGGTCTACTCCCCCCCTAGGCCTGAAGAGCCTGTCTGGCAGAAAAGCGTCTCCCTGAGGCCCAAGAGCGCCAGCCGCTCCCGCCGCGAAGCCAAGGCCTCCGGCTACCGCCAGGGACGCTACTTcgactacagcagcagcagcccaacgGAGGAGGCCGAGCCCTTGTGCATTGTCAACATCAGCCCAGTGGCGACCATGCCGTATGGGGCTACCAAGCAGCGTGCCCAGACCACTACCCAGAGCCCCGAGGGGCACGTGGACGGGCCCGCCACTGCCGCCTCCTCGTCTTCCTCGCCACCCCCTTCCTCTCCAACCTGCCCTAAGCCGATCAGCCAAGCCCATGCAAATACCTCAGCCCAAAGTGGGATTCTGCAGTACTTGAGTCTCCCCTTTTTCAAGGAGATGAATGTGGATGGTGACTGGCCtccagaggaagaggagcaggaggaagaagaagaggaggaagaggagcaaccTTCCAAACCAGCCCTTCATGAGGCTCTGGGCAGCACTGAACTCACTGGGTTGGGGGATGAGGACAAAACTGTGTGTCCAGCCTACATGGACACGCAAGCCAATCTAGACCCTGCTCAGGTACAGGCCTTGGCCAAATCTCTCCTCAGGCTCCCTCACGCCAACATGGGCCCGGCTAAGGCTGCCTTTCCCGGGACCTCGGTTTGCCCAAGTTACCTCAGTTCCTTTTTGGAAACGCCCTCACCCAAGGAACCAGGGCCTTGGTTGGAGGTGCTGTCGCCCCCTCAGCCCCCCATGGACAGCAGTCAGGCAGAGCTTGCCTACACAGCCATCCCCTCAGAGCCTCACTGGCTCCACGCAGCGGAGGAGCTCCCAGAGTCTCTGCCCCCTGAGAGACACAAGTCGCCCGTCGCCGTTGCCCTGGCAGGGCCGCTCGCTGAGAAGCTGCCGAGGGGCAGCCTGACCAGCCAGAGCAGCGGCCGAGGCAGTGTGTCCTTCCTGAGACCTCCCTCGCTGGCGCCGTCACTGGCGGGTAGCTACCTCAGTTCCCCCTTTGCAGAAATGACCGGCTGGCAAAGCAGCTCCGCGGGTGAAGAATGCAGACTCAAAAAGGACCCTTCGGTGGTTGCCATCAATAAAAG GAGGAACACATCTGTGGACGAGAACTACGAATGGGACTCTGAGTTCGCCCTGGAGTCTGACCTGCTGGATGCGCTGCAGCTTTATCGGAGTGGGAACCCCAAAAGGCCGGTCTCCACCATCGCGGCACAGGAGTTGGAGAAGCAGA GCTCAAAGACCTCCAGCGAAAGCAGCAGCTCGCCCTCAAACTCCCAGTCAGTGGGTGCCTTAGATGGGTCCAGCTCCCCGGTGCCCTTGCCCAGCCCTGAGGAACGCTGTGCCGCCCTGCGCGAAGAATTTCTGGCTTACCGCCGGCGCCGGGAGGCCACTCAGCAACGCCGCCAGAAGCTGGGCTCTGGCCAGAAGCCGGGGGACGAGCGGTTTGAGCAGGCCACCTTGTTGTGA